DNA sequence from the Deltaproteobacteria bacterium genome:
AGCTTCGGCCTGAATGATAAAACCACCACTGCCATCTGCGCTGATTCTTCTAATCGTCGAAAGGTAAAGGGGCTCGGAGTCACCTGCGCCAAATGAGACTTGGGCAATATTTTCTGCAATCAGGACTGAACCATCAGACATCGTTTGCAGAGCAGTCACTTCGCCTAGATTCGCAGTGAGGGCGTTACCACCGTTACCACAATCTCCGGAGTTACATGCCGACGCAGCTCCTGCAACCTTCACAATTTGGTTGGTATTAGGATTGAAGCGTAGGATTCGATAATTGATTCTATCAGCGATCCAAAGGTTTCCACTTGTGTCAAAGGCGATTTCGCTCGGCTCACTTAAGTTGAGTGCCAGCGGATTCGAAAAGATATCAGATTGGCAGGTGGCTCCTGTGGGGCAGCCCACGACCATATTAATGAACGCGGTTTTTTCAATGCCTAAACCAGCATTCTTGTTAACCCGGTAGATATTGTTTCCGCTGGTAAAGTAAAGGTTTTGATTGGCATCTAGCGCCATGTGGATGTTGTAACTAAGAGAAGCTGACGCGCCGTCTACTCCGTCAATGCTGCAACCTGAGTCGCAACTGTTGCCCCCAATAACTGTAGAACTGACAAGTCCATCACCGGCAGCGTCACACCCGTTTGCAAGGGAATCATCATTAGCCAGCTGGATTTTTCGAATGCGACTATTGTCTGCGACATAAAGGTAACTATTCGTTGAATCGAATGCGATACTCTCAGGGTAGTAGAAACTTAGCTGGCTGGCCTGGTAACCATCCCCGCAGCTGTATGGTGAAATGTCGCTACACTCTTCGCCGGTACCGGCAAATTCGTACCGCTCGTTGTTCGTTAAATCCACTCGGTAGATACGTCGTTCACCATTGTCGAGCACGAAATACGAGTTGGTTGAAGAATCAAACACGGATTGAAGAGGGCGATTTAATTCCAGAGCATTCGCTTTACCCTGTCCGCACAGATTGGCGGAATTCCCGGTTGCATTGATGACGTCCTCGGTGCCTGCGTTGGTGTCGCGGCGCACGCCTTTACCTGTGGTTGTGGCTGAATAAAACCCATTGTCCGAAGAGCTGGCAAATGGCATTGCTTCAGAAGTGAAACCCCATGTGTATGTTTTTTTCTGGGTGAAGGACCAAGCGCTATCGGTACCTTTTGTAAATTGATAGATGTTGGTGTTGTTAGAAATCTCACTAGGATCTGAGCTAAACTCCATGCCAATTCCAACGTAGAGGTCACCGTCAAGATCTTTTTCAAGGCTTGAAATATAAGAGAGATAAACGTTGTTACCCGTATCCCCAATAGTGGGAGTGCATGGGGGGGCGCCGGGCATCATTCCCGTGTCATCGCAGATTTCAAATGTGCCTATAATACCTGTCGCAGTATAAGACTCCATTGTGTCGTAGGTAATGTTGCCTGTAGAAATGACTCCGCTAGGTGCCATGGGACTGTTACTCACCTCCAGCGCGTAAACTTGATTGTAGGTCGCGACCATAATGGTGCCATCTAGGGCGATATCAATATGCCTTGGGTAAAAGTAACCAGAACTAGAGATGAGAGTGCCGGTAAAACTCTGATCGATTGCATTGGGATCTTGGATGAGAATAGCTTGGTTGTAGGATGAATCGGTTTGACAACCTGAGCCCGTATCACATCCTGTCGTGCTGCGTATTTCGATTTCAGTTAAAATATAAAGAACACCGGATCCATCAACAGCGATGTCTCTGATCTTGTAGAGCGTGTAGTCCACATTTTGACTGGGGGAATAGGAACCTGAGTTAGAGAATTGAATGACGGTGGATAGCACGCCCTCGTCGTTAAGTTTCCGTAGAGTGGAGGACTCATTGAACCAGTCGTCACTGTAGCCTGTGGTTCTATTTTCTTCTTCAACAAAATAAACATTACCCAAACCGTCAGTTTTTACATTTGAAGGTTCATTCAGCGCGGTGTACTTGGCCGGCTCCCCATCGCCGTCACCGGAAAATAGAATATTTCCACCTTCTTGGCTGGACACGTAGAATTTCATATTCTCGTTATTACTTGAGGATCCAGCTAGGAGTGCGATTTCACCTGTTGGATTGAGGTCTGTAGCACCAGAGACTTTAAATATTTGGTCGCGGCCTGAGTCAATCACATACATGTTGTCGGCGAGGTCAAATTCAATATCACCTACTCGCGAGAATGGGCTTTCATTCAGTGCGGTTTGTGTCCCGAAGAGTGTGGTGGGGTTCCACGCCTGTGAGATACAAGCATCGCAACCATCATTTGGGTTCGTGTTGTTATCATCGCAATCTTCAAGAGGGGTAAGCGGTAGTGTTCCTTGGTAGAGGCTCGGTTCAGTGCTGTTTTTGATAATGCCGTCGCCGCAGGTGTTGAGTACACAGGTACCTAAGCAGTCGTCGTTCTGGTTTGAGTTTTGATCATCGCATTGCTCCGCATTCCCTTCGAGATTTACAAACCCATCGCCGCAGGTGTTGGCAGAGCAGTTGGCCTTGCAAGCGTCGAGGTTTGAATCGTTGCCATCATCACACGTTTCATTCAAAACGGCTTGTGTGATGCCATCGCCGCAATAGGTTGCTTGGCAGCTGGAGCTGCAGGTATCGGTCTCGTCAGTGTTGGCGTCATCACAATCCTCCACATTCTCGTGAACAATTCCATCTCCGCATGTAGCATTTTGGCAAGCATCGGTGCAGGCATCTGTATTAATTGTGTTGGCATCATCGCACTCTTCACCAGCTTCGGTATTCGTATAACCGTCTCCGCATTCTTGTGCTGAGCAGTCTTCATTACAGAGGGCCGATTCAACCTCGTCGTCGCATTCTTCGCCACTGGTGGTATTTATAATTGCGTCACCGCACTCAGAAATACTGCAATTGGAGTTACAAACGCTGCTCTCACCCGAATCGTCGCATTCTTCATTAGCGGCTTCGTTGATAATGCCGTCTCCGCATATTGCAAGAGTACAATCCGCATTGCAGCCGGCAGATTCAGAAACATCGTCGCAGGCTTCTGCATTGTTCAAAAGATTTACAAGGCCGTCTCCGCAGACATTGTTGTCGCAAGTGGACGTACAGTCATCGTTGTCGGAGTCATTCCCATCATCACAGACTTCGTTAAACATCGTCTGAATGATTCCATCTCCGCATGTGGTAATTTGGCAATTGTTATTGCAAGAATCTAATTCACTGGTGTTGTTGTCGTCACATTGTTCAAGTTCGTCATCTAAGTTGATGTATCCATCTCCGCACCGTGCATCCAAGCAGCTGTTGGTACAGGAGTCGTTATTATTGTCGTTACCGTCGTCGCACTCTTCGCCATCAAGAGCGTTGACGATTCCGTCTCCGCAGCTGCTGAAGGTACAATCTAAGTTGCACTCGGCGGTGGCTATCGGCCCTGAGCCAGGCGTGCCTGCAGGCCCCGAACCGGGGTCGCACTCTTCGCCAGCGGCAAGCGTTACGATACCGTCTCCACAGCTTGTGAATGTACAATTGTATGTACAATTGGCTGTTTCCAAGTCTTCAGTTCCAGGGTCACACTCTTCGCCGGCAGCGAGATGAACAACAGCATCCCCACAGACTGAGAGTTTGCAGTTGATGGTACATTCCCCTGGATCGGCGCCCGGTTCGCCATAGTCGCATTCTTCACCGGCGCTGCTATTTACAAACCCGTCTCCGCAGCTGTTAACTGTGCAGTTAGCATTGCAGTCGGCAGTTTCGACGAATGTGTCACATGCTTCTCCTGCTGCCGTATTGACGATTCCATCGCCGCAGTCGCTGGCGGTACAATTGTTGTTGCATTCAGCAGTTTCTTCGCCCACTGCGCCCGTGTCACATTCTTCGCCGGCTGTACTGTTGACCACGCCGTCTCCGCAGATTTGTACGGTGCAGTCATAATCGCATTCGGCTGTTTCTGCATTGATGGCACCAGGATCGCAGACTTCACCAGCGGTAGTATTCACAATGGAATCCCCGCAGTAACTTAGTGTGCAATCGGTGTTACAGTCTTCGGTCTCTTGCTCATCGTCACATTCTTCGAGGTTGTTATTGAAGTTGATATATCCATCTCCGCAATCATTTAGCTCACATGTACTCGTGCAATTATCGTAATCATCGATGTCTCCATCTTCGCACTCTTCACCATTTTCGCCGTTCTCGTCAGCTTCTCGCAAAAACCCGTCTCCGCATCGGGCGCTTTTACAGGTGTTGGTGCACGCATCGGTGTTGCTGGTGTTTGC
Encoded proteins:
- a CDS encoding DUF4215 domain-containing protein produces the protein TDRITVVRPGASSTVPHPGYWVIARSEGGEILGRGYQRIAFSNSEKAVATVYILDWCGNAENKGKLCADESNTRTICAPTDNESFACLDSICGDGVWDASGESPEACDISDTDSYSAIPDGSSCNSACELFTPFCGDGVVDKPVEECDDGNQDNTDSCTNDCSIARCGDAIVQQGEEDCDDANTSNTDACTNTCKSARCGDGFLREADENGENGEECEDGDIDDYDNCTSTCELNDCGDGYINFNNNLEECDDEQETEDCNTDCTLSYCGDSIVNTTAGEVCDPGAINAETAECDYDCTVQICGDGVVNSTAGEECDTGAVGEETAECNNNCTASDCGDGIVNTAAGEACDTFVETADCNANCTVNSCGDGFVNSSAGEECDYGEPGADPGECTINCKLSVCGDAVVHLAAGEECDPGTEDLETANCTYNCTFTSCGDGIVTLAAGEECDPGSGPAGTPGSGPIATAECNLDCTFSSCGDGIVNALDGEECDDGNDNNNDSCTNSCLDARCGDGYINLDDELEQCDDNNTSELDSCNNNCQITTCGDGIIQTMFNEVCDDGNDSDNDDCTSTCDNNVCGDGLVNLLNNAEACDDVSESAGCNADCTLAICGDGIINEAANEECDDSGESSVCNSNCSISECGDAIINTTSGEECDDEVESALCNEDCSAQECGDGYTNTEAGEECDDANTINTDACTDACQNATCGDGIVHENVEDCDDANTDETDTCSSSCQATYCGDGITQAVLNETCDDGNDSNLDACKANCSANTCGDGFVNLEGNAEQCDDQNSNQNDDCLGTCVLNTCGDGIIKNSTEPSLYQGTLPLTPLEDCDDNNTNPNDGCDACISQAWNPTTLFGTQTALNESPFSRVGDIEFDLADNMYVIDSGRDQIFKVSGATDLNPTGEIALLAGSSSNNENMKFYVSSQEGGNILFSGDGDGEPAKYTALNEPSNVKTDGLGNVYFVEEENRTTGYSDDWFNESSTLRKLNDEGVLSTVIQFSNSGSYSPSQNVDYTLYKIRDIAVDGSGVLYILTEIEIRSTTGCDTGSGCQTDSSYNQAILIQDPNAIDQSFTGTLISSSGYFYPRHIDIALDGTIMVATYNQVYALEVSNSPMAPSGVISTGNITYDTMESYTATGIIGTFEICDDTGMMPGAPPCTPTIGDTGNNVYLSYISSLEKDLDGDLYVGIGMEFSSDPSEISNNTNIYQFTKGTDSAWSFTQKKTYTWGFTSEAMPFASSSDNGFYSATTTGKGVRRDTNAGTEDVINATGNSANLCGQGKANALELNRPLQSVFDSSTNSYFVLDNGERRIYRVDLTNNERYEFAGTGEECSDISPYSCGDGYQASQLSFYYPESIAFDSTNSYLYVADNSRIRKIQLANDDSLANGCDAAGDGLVSSTVIGGNSCDSGCSIDGVDGASASLSYNIHMALDANQNLYFTSGNNIYRVNKNAGLGIEKTAFINMVVGCPTGATCQSDIFSNPLALNLSEPSEIAFDTSGNLWIADRINYRILRFNPNTNQIVKVAGAASACNSGDCGNGGNALTANLGEVTALQTMSDGSVLIAENIAQVSFGAGDSEPLYLSTIRRISADGSGGFIIQAEAGRNTEPENGNIGDFESPSEAAFSEIQDIQEAQKDSGGDYIGDYEWLAIDQKLNLIRGVTHTSPYKIQSVAGGVKWSDDCATDPVECSPTFGRPVSIQKVSSDYWILDSEAGRIRAYSEETSPYRVDNVLGYPGFNYSSCSELGCADPATLSSQVAKYHPTLTDALGMVYDAVTESVYFTQQQEAPSTFYASSSSYGSSIHCIANPLADDASVIFFAGSADGTGYSNGTALNSRFNKPAGMAVHWETASVGYLYIADSGNHIIRRLQLDPSAPCKAAGNDVELVAGTPGAKAFLYDDGYAATSVYLNNPKAVALSDSGSIYISDTGNHRVRRLDPTTGLISTVIGHNELGSDSAQAIYQAIQEPHAIVFDTYGNLVATSSSSIKLVEPGADGIVRGANRLHTIYPFNRVSDYQCLDTLALGTTSANDDTIHLLDGCTGDWVMLTRGSLEP